In the genome of Nitrosopumilus sp., the window GAACCATGTTGATGGGAAAACGCGATTTTATCACTGTAAATATTACTAATGAAAATACCCAAGTCCAAATTCTAAAGCCTGGCATGACTGGAGACAAGGTTGTCGCATCAGCTCACTCTAGATATTTGCTAAAGCAAGGCTGGAAGGGCTCTAGAAAAAGTGTACCTGCTGCATATCTGACTGGCTATTTGGCTGGAAAGAAAGCATTGGGACAAGGTGCAAAAGATGCAATCTTGTATACTGGAACTAAAAGATACACACAACGAATGGCAGCTGCTCTGAAGGGAGTAATTGATGCTGGAGTTGAAGTACCAGCTGATGAGGAAACATTTCCTGCAGAAGAAAGAATCAACGGTGAACACCTGACAGTTAAAAATGAAATTTCTAAAATAAAATCTTCAATTGATAGTGAGGTCAAATAGAAATGAGTCAAGCAGCACAATCCAAAGGTCCACGCGGAAAAGCTGCACCAGTATATGGTAGAGGTCCTCCTGGAGGAGCAAAAAATGGAGACCGTCCAAAAAGACCAAGAAGAGAACCTGAAGAAGAAGTTTGGGTACCAAAAACAATCTTGGGACAAAAAGTAGCATCTGGAGAAATTTCATCTCTGGAAGAAATTATCGAATTAGGATTAAGAATTCAAGAAGCAGGAATTATCAAGAAACTATTGCCTGACTTGAAAAGTGAAGTTGTAGATGTTGGAATCATTCAGAAAATGACTTCAAATGGTCAATCAACTAGATTCAAAGCAATTGTTGCTGCAGGTAATGAGAATGGTTACTTGGGAATCGGTCAAGGAAAATCTAAACAAATGAGAATTGCAATCGAAAAAGCAACCAGCCAAGCTTATCTTAATGTCAACCCAATCAAAATGGGCTGTGGCAGTTGGGAATGCAGATGTGATCAAAAACATTCTGTTCCATTCAAAGTAAGAGGCAAAGGTGGAAGTGTAACAATTGAAATTATTCCTGCACCACGTGGATTAGGTCTTGTAGCAGGAGGTAAAATTAAACGATTATTGGAATTGGCAGGTCTTAAGGACGCATGGACCACTGCAAAAGGTTCAACACCTACAATGAATTCCACTTCTAAAGCAATACTGGATTGTCTAAGACAGACATTTAGTCAAGGTTGATGAAAAATGGCAAATGCATATCTTGTTGTTAGAATCAAAGGCCAAGCTGATTGTCCTTACTGGGCAACTCATGCAATGATGCTCTTAAAATTAGATAAAAAATATCGTGCAACAATTCTTCCAGCCAAAGAGAATACTTTGGGAATGCTAAGAAAGGTACAACACTATGTATCTTGGATTGAACTTGATTCATCATTAGCAAAAGAATTGATTGACAAAAAAGCAAGAAAATCTGGCTATCAAAAAATTACTCCTGAGGATCTAAAGACTTTGGGATTTGCAAGTACTGATGAATTGGCAACAGCATTGGCTGAAGGCAAAGCAACACTATCAAAACTAAAACCAATAAAACCATGGTTTGCTTTGGCACCACCAGTTCACGGATTCAAAAGAAGTACCAAGAAACTTTATGGACAGAAAGGAGTTCTTGGACAAAACAAAGAACTTGACACTATTGTAAGGAGAATGATTTAACATGGCATCTAGATTAAGAAAAACAAGACGACTTAGAGGCGGACGACACATGGGATGGGGACAAGTAGGTCAACACCGTGCAAGTGGTCACAAGGGTGGTCTTGGAATTACTGGTATGAAAAAACATCATAGAAGTACTATGTTGAAAGAAGATCCAGATCATTATGGTCATGATATTCCTAAAACACCTCACCCAAATATTATAAAAAAATGGACTAGCCTTAGAGATCTAGATGACTTGTTCACTAAGTTCGGTAAAGAAGAGGGAGGCAAAAAAGTCGTAGACCTTGAAAGTGCAGGATACGACAAACTCCTTGGCGGCGGAAAAATTACAAATGCATATTCCGTCAAAGTTCCACAATTTACTGCATCTGCAGAAGAGAAACTCAAAGCTGTTGGGGGAGAAGTGTTAACTAACAATGGCTGAAGGTAGCGTCACTACTATTATTCGAAAAGTCGTCTTCAAAGCAGAACCATACTTACCTCAAGTTCCTAAACCTAAAAAGAAAATTCCACTCCCTACCAGACTACTTTGGTGTGGAATTGCATTACTCATCTACATGATAATGGGACAAACTCCACTATTTGGAGCAACAGCACCACAATTTGATTTCCTAGCCTTTGCTAGAGTTATTTTCGCATCACAACAAGGTACTCTTGTTGAATTAGGGATTGGGCCGATTGTAACAGCTGGACTCTTGATGCAATTGCTGAGAGGCTCAGACATTCTCAAATTTGATTTCAAAAAACCTGAAGAAAGAGGAATTTTTCAGACTGCCACTAAACTAGTAACCTATGTTGTAATCATAGCCGAATCTATTGTGTATGCAGCTG includes:
- a CDS encoding 50S ribosomal protein L18, whose translation is MAYSKILRRLREEKTNYKKRGTMLMGKRDFITVNITNENTQVQILKPGMTGDKVVASAHSRYLLKQGWKGSRKSVPAAYLTGYLAGKKALGQGAKDAILYTGTKRYTQRMAAALKGVIDAGVEVPADEETFPAEERINGEHLTVKNEISKIKSSIDSEVK
- a CDS encoding 50S ribosomal protein L30; amino-acid sequence: MANAYLVVRIKGQADCPYWATHAMMLLKLDKKYRATILPAKENTLGMLRKVQHYVSWIELDSSLAKELIDKKARKSGYQKITPEDLKTLGFASTDELATALAEGKATLSKLKPIKPWFALAPPVHGFKRSTKKLYGQKGVLGQNKELDTIVRRMI
- a CDS encoding 30S ribosomal protein S5 — protein: MSQAAQSKGPRGKAAPVYGRGPPGGAKNGDRPKRPRREPEEEVWVPKTILGQKVASGEISSLEEIIELGLRIQEAGIIKKLLPDLKSEVVDVGIIQKMTSNGQSTRFKAIVAAGNENGYLGIGQGKSKQMRIAIEKATSQAYLNVNPIKMGCGSWECRCDQKHSVPFKVRGKGGSVTIEIIPAPRGLGLVAGGKIKRLLELAGLKDAWTTAKGSTPTMNSTSKAILDCLRQTFSQG
- a CDS encoding uL15 family ribosomal protein; this encodes MASRLRKTRRLRGGRHMGWGQVGQHRASGHKGGLGITGMKKHHRSTMLKEDPDHYGHDIPKTPHPNIIKKWTSLRDLDDLFTKFGKEEGGKKVVDLESAGYDKLLGGGKITNAYSVKVPQFTASAEEKLKAVGGEVLTNNG